Proteins co-encoded in one Halostella limicola genomic window:
- a CDS encoding halocyanin domain-containing protein, whose amino-acid sequence MTHDNTLDRRRFLVATAGTAASATLLAGCSASGDEGDESGNGGGDGDGGDGGSGAPDAVADFLGDANNYDGVVDETGADEVTVAVGPGGNNSFDPAAVRVDAGTTVVWEWDSPNHNVVAENVPTDWSGHEDFENGGFTYEHTFEEAGEYLYVCTPHKSVGMKGAIIVE is encoded by the coding sequence ATGACCCACGACAACACGCTCGACAGGCGACGATTTCTCGTAGCGACCGCCGGTACAGCCGCCTCCGCCACGCTGCTCGCCGGATGTTCGGCCAGCGGGGACGAGGGCGACGAAAGCGGCAACGGCGGCGGAGACGGTGACGGCGGCGACGGCGGCAGCGGCGCCCCGGACGCCGTCGCGGACTTCCTCGGCGACGCCAACAACTACGACGGCGTCGTCGACGAGACGGGCGCCGACGAGGTGACGGTCGCGGTCGGTCCCGGCGGGAACAACTCCTTCGACCCCGCGGCGGTCCGCGTCGACGCCGGCACGACCGTCGTGTGGGAGTGGGACAGCCCGAACCACAACGTCGTCGCCGAGAACGTGCCGACGGACTGGAGCGGTCACGAGGACTTCGAGAACGGCGGGTTCACCTACGAACACACCTTCGAAGAGGCGGGCGAGTACCTGTACGTCTGCACGCCCCACAAGTCGGTGGGGATGAAAGGCGCCATCATCGTGGAGTAG
- a CDS encoding DUF2249 domain-containing protein → MSTDTPDRTLDAREIEGEPFSDIVAELDALDADETFVLVNSFEPEPLYQVLEQRGFTYETDRVADDEWRVEIEHA, encoded by the coding sequence ATGAGCACCGACACGCCCGACCGAACGCTCGACGCCAGAGAGATCGAGGGGGAACCGTTCAGCGACATCGTGGCGGAACTGGACGCCCTGGACGCGGACGAGACGTTCGTCCTCGTCAACAGTTTCGAACCGGAGCCGCTGTATCAGGTGCTCGAACAGCGGGGGTTTACGTACGAGACCGACCGCGTCGCCGACGACGAGTGGCGGGTCGAGATCGAGCACGCCTGA
- a CDS encoding CGCGG family putative rSAM-modified RiPP protein → MGSVSHDDIEPVTDRVHDNSWSANLEKPVHAEDRDLVVEQARDAVTHTAPGNHVNLVTHGDHGHPETYLYEELRAAFDGVDLEYVEQCGCGGHVTRARVGDDAETGAPEAAATEETTSEEG, encoded by the coding sequence ATGGGCTCCGTATCACACGACGACATCGAGCCGGTGACCGACCGCGTCCACGACAACTCCTGGTCGGCGAACCTGGAGAAGCCGGTCCACGCCGAGGACCGGGACCTCGTCGTCGAGCAGGCCAGAGATGCCGTCACCCACACGGCCCCGGGCAACCACGTCAACCTCGTCACGCACGGGGACCACGGGCACCCCGAAACGTATCTGTACGAGGAGCTCCGGGCGGCGTTCGACGGCGTCGACCTGGAGTACGTCGAGCAGTGCGGCTGCGGGGGGCACGTAACCCGCGCCCGCGTCGGCGACGACGCCGAGACGGGAGCCCCGGAGGCCGCTGCGACGGAGGAGACCACGTCGGAGGAGGGGTGA
- a CDS encoding TIGR04347 family pseudo-SAM/SPASM protein — protein MISVSKLLCDLDAEGDGLRYDAADESDADQIRERKQRRPVVVWNLTKQCNLYCEHCYAAATQERAPGELSTSEGKRLLEDLADYGVPVVLFSGGEPLVREDLPELVAYADDLGIRPVLSTNGTLITPEKAAELRDAGLAYAGVSVDGLRERNDAFRGKEGAFDAAVRGIEACLDAGLKTGLRYTITERTAPDLEDVVDFLYDVGVDRFCFYHLDYGGRGAAIRDADLDPEEKRRAVRRVCDMTREYHDRGEEIETLLVGNYCDAAYLVEYAREELGGVAGARIRQYLRRNGGDPAGERVADVDYQGNVHLTQFWQGYSLGNVRDRPFGAIWEDDSNPLLAALREREDHLTGKCADCRYQDVCRGASRLRSLGAHDHPFGPDPQCYLTESEIRAPEADIRG, from the coding sequence ATGATCTCCGTCAGCAAACTCCTCTGTGACCTCGACGCGGAGGGCGACGGCCTGCGCTACGACGCGGCCGACGAGTCCGACGCCGACCAGATCCGCGAGCGCAAGCAGCGCCGGCCGGTCGTCGTCTGGAACCTCACGAAGCAGTGCAACCTCTACTGCGAGCACTGTTACGCCGCGGCGACGCAGGAGCGCGCCCCCGGCGAGCTCTCCACGAGCGAGGGGAAGCGCCTGCTGGAGGACCTGGCCGACTACGGCGTCCCGGTCGTCCTCTTCTCCGGCGGCGAACCGCTCGTCCGGGAGGACCTCCCCGAACTCGTCGCGTACGCCGACGACCTGGGCATCCGGCCCGTCCTCTCGACCAACGGCACGCTCATCACGCCCGAGAAGGCCGCCGAACTGCGCGACGCCGGTCTGGCGTACGCGGGCGTCTCAGTCGACGGCCTCCGCGAGCGCAACGACGCGTTCCGCGGGAAGGAAGGGGCGTTCGACGCCGCCGTTCGGGGCATCGAGGCCTGCCTCGACGCCGGCCTGAAGACCGGACTGCGCTACACCATTACCGAGCGCACCGCGCCGGACCTGGAGGACGTCGTCGACTTCCTCTACGACGTGGGCGTCGACCGCTTCTGCTTCTACCATCTCGACTACGGCGGCCGGGGCGCGGCCATCCGCGACGCCGACCTCGATCCCGAGGAGAAGCGCCGCGCAGTCCGACGGGTCTGCGACATGACCCGCGAGTACCACGACCGCGGCGAGGAGATAGAGACCCTGCTCGTCGGCAACTACTGCGACGCCGCCTACCTCGTCGAATACGCCCGCGAGGAGCTCGGTGGGGTCGCCGGGGCCCGCATCCGGCAGTACCTCCGCCGCAACGGCGGCGACCCGGCGGGTGAGCGCGTCGCGGACGTCGACTACCAAGGCAACGTCCACCTCACGCAGTTCTGGCAGGGGTACTCGCTGGGCAACGTCCGCGACCGCCCGTTCGGCGCGATCTGGGAGGACGACAGCAACCCCCTGCTCGCCGCGCTCCGCGAGCGCGAGGACCACCTGACCGGCAAGTGCGCGGACTGCCGGTATCAGGACGTCTGCCGCGGCGCGTCCCGATTGCGCTCGCTCGGGGCCCACGACCACCCGTTCGGCCCGGACCCCCAGTGTTACCTCACCGAGAGCGAGATCCGCGCGCCAGAGGCCGACATACGCGGCTGA
- a CDS encoding SRPBCC family protein, producing the protein MKTVSVSRTADVSPELAVDRLRDLDALMDAAGFDEVHVDGDRVRVVNHVSLATMELTVSVIESDAALAYEQVDGIFEEMVTRYEVTESQGGDESGGAGDEREGATTLTATTEFAVGAGPLGDLLDATIIARQRRRELTAQLAYLAGE; encoded by the coding sequence ATGAAGACGGTCTCCGTCTCCCGAACGGCGGACGTTTCGCCCGAACTCGCGGTCGACCGCCTCCGGGACCTCGACGCGCTCATGGACGCCGCCGGGTTCGACGAGGTGCACGTCGACGGCGACCGGGTCCGCGTGGTCAACCACGTCAGCCTCGCCACGATGGAACTGACGGTGTCGGTGATCGAGTCCGACGCCGCCCTGGCCTACGAGCAGGTCGACGGGATCTTCGAGGAGATGGTGACCCGGTACGAGGTCACGGAGTCCCAGGGCGGGGATGAGAGCGGGGGAGCCGGCGACGAACGCGAGGGGGCGACCACCCTCACCGCGACGACGGAGTTCGCCGTCGGAGCCGGACCCCTCGGCGACCTGCTCGACGCGACGATCATCGCGCGCCAGCGTCGCCGGGAGCTGACCGCCCAACTCGCGTACCTCGCCGGCGAGTGA
- a CDS encoding helix-turn-helix domain-containing protein: protein MPQAQLTLSIPEQTWIGDLSRSYPEARVRILAALAGESAGVGLAEIASLNLPDLIGEMAAYDEVTDVELLQEYEDEALVQFETTMPLLLFAVQDSGVPLEMPFDIEGGEAEWTLTAPQDRLSELGEQLETFGVTFTVDYVQQTIESDNLLTEHQLELVRTAVAEGYYDTPRTCSLTQLAETLDIAKSTCSESLHRAEEKIVKQFLQDADAMPER from the coding sequence ATGCCCCAGGCGCAACTCACGCTGTCGATACCCGAGCAGACCTGGATCGGTGACCTCTCCAGATCCTACCCCGAGGCGCGCGTCCGGATCCTCGCGGCGCTGGCCGGCGAGTCCGCCGGGGTCGGTCTCGCCGAGATAGCGTCGCTGAACCTCCCCGACCTGATCGGCGAGATGGCAGCGTACGACGAGGTGACCGACGTCGAGCTCCTGCAGGAGTACGAGGACGAGGCGCTGGTGCAGTTCGAGACCACGATGCCGCTGCTGCTGTTCGCGGTGCAGGACTCCGGCGTCCCGCTGGAGATGCCGTTCGACATCGAGGGCGGCGAGGCCGAGTGGACGCTGACGGCGCCTCAGGACCGGCTCTCGGAACTGGGCGAACAGCTCGAGACGTTCGGCGTCACCTTCACCGTCGACTACGTCCAGCAGACCATCGAGTCGGACAACCTCCTCACCGAGCACCAGTTAGAGCTCGTCCGGACCGCCGTCGCGGAGGGCTACTACGACACGCCGCGGACGTGTTCGCTCACCCAGCTCGCCGAGACGCTCGACATCGCCAAGTCGACCTGTTCGGAGAGCCTTCACCGGGCGGAGGAGAAGATCGTAAAGCAGTTCTTGCAGGACGCGGACGCGATGCCCGAACGGTGA
- a CDS encoding TIGR04053 family radical SAM/SPASM domain-containing protein, producing the protein MRPSAVDLDERPFVLVWEVTQACELACEHCRADAQERRHPDELTTSEGKALLDEARKFGDGQLVVLSGGDPLARDDLIDLVEYGTEQGLGMTLTPSGTGSLTPAVIEDLADAGLRRMALSIDGGSAASHDAFRGEAGSFDQTVAAAEAAREAGLPLQINTTVCADTVDELPAIRDLVADLGAVLWSVFFLVPVGRGRVLDPVAPEKAERVMEWLHEVSDDAPFGVKTTEAPHYRRVGLELSGEDGTAAPDRDGVGRRTGIRAGNGFAFVSHVGEVYPSGFLPAEAGNVREDSLVDVYRNSDLFESLRDPDEFGGKCGACPYRGVCGGSRSRAYAHTGDPLASDPLCAYVPDEYDGPLPWDSPTDPASAD; encoded by the coding sequence GTGCGGCCGAGCGCCGTCGACCTCGACGAGCGGCCGTTCGTGCTGGTGTGGGAGGTGACCCAGGCGTGCGAACTCGCCTGCGAGCACTGCCGCGCGGACGCTCAGGAGCGCCGCCACCCCGACGAACTCACGACGAGCGAGGGGAAGGCGCTGCTCGACGAGGCCCGGAAGTTCGGCGATGGACAGCTCGTCGTCCTGTCGGGCGGCGACCCGCTGGCACGCGACGACCTGATCGACCTGGTCGAGTACGGGACGGAGCAGGGGCTGGGGATGACGCTCACGCCGAGCGGGACGGGGTCGCTGACCCCCGCGGTCATCGAGGACCTCGCCGACGCTGGTCTCCGGCGGATGGCGCTCAGTATCGACGGCGGGAGCGCCGCGAGCCACGACGCCTTCCGGGGCGAGGCGGGCAGTTTCGACCAGACGGTCGCGGCCGCGGAGGCGGCCCGCGAGGCAGGGCTGCCGCTCCAGATCAACACGACCGTCTGCGCCGATACGGTCGACGAACTGCCGGCGATCCGGGACCTCGTCGCGGACCTCGGCGCCGTCCTCTGGTCAGTGTTCTTCCTCGTCCCCGTCGGCCGGGGGCGGGTGCTCGACCCGGTGGCGCCGGAAAAAGCCGAGCGGGTGATGGAGTGGCTCCACGAGGTGAGCGACGACGCACCGTTCGGCGTGAAGACGACCGAGGCGCCCCACTACCGCCGAGTCGGCCTCGAACTGTCGGGCGAGGACGGTACCGCTGCGCCGGACCGCGACGGCGTCGGCCGCCGGACCGGCATCCGCGCCGGGAACGGGTTCGCGTTCGTCAGCCACGTCGGCGAGGTGTACCCCTCCGGCTTCCTCCCTGCCGAGGCGGGGAACGTCCGCGAGGACAGCCTCGTCGACGTGTACCGGAACTCCGACCTGTTCGAGTCGCTCCGGGACCCCGACGAGTTCGGCGGGAAATGCGGTGCGTGCCCGTACCGGGGCGTCTGCGGCGGAAGCCGCTCGCGGGCGTACGCACACACCGGCGACCCGCTCGCGAGCGACCCGCTGTGCGCGTACGTGCCCGACGAGTACGACGGACCGCTCCCCTGGGACTCCCCGACCGACCCCGCGTCGGCGGACTGA
- a CDS encoding Htur_1727 family rSAM-partnered candidate RiPP, producing MVEKARRSNVGEHPRGGDQREWEVFVREDEGNPMQHVGSVSAPSPEVAHEQATRLFAWFAEDVWICPADETHRFSTHDLDDEATPAPHPDGEEGRTHEL from the coding sequence ATGGTCGAGAAGGCACGCCGGTCGAACGTCGGAGAGCACCCCCGCGGGGGGGACCAGCGCGAGTGGGAGGTGTTCGTCCGCGAGGACGAGGGCAACCCGATGCAGCACGTCGGAAGCGTCTCGGCCCCGTCCCCCGAGGTGGCCCACGAGCAGGCGACGCGCCTGTTCGCCTGGTTCGCGGAGGACGTGTGGATCTGCCCCGCGGACGAGACCCACCGGTTCTCGACGCACGACCTGGACGACGAGGCGACGCCCGCACCCCATCCCGACGGCGAGGAGGGGCGGACCCACGAGCTATGA
- a CDS encoding DUF7521 family protein — protein MTHPFIIVGLKTATLFLGGMITFYAFRAYRRTHSPALRALAIGFGAITIGSLTAGAMDQLLAVDRQLALIVESGLTAIGFGVILYSLHAD, from the coding sequence ATGACGCATCCCTTCATCATCGTCGGCCTCAAGACCGCGACGCTGTTTCTGGGCGGCATGATCACCTTCTACGCCTTCCGGGCGTACCGGCGGACGCACTCGCCGGCGCTGCGGGCGCTCGCCATCGGGTTCGGCGCGATCACGATCGGGTCTCTAACGGCGGGCGCGATGGACCAACTGCTCGCCGTGGACCGTCAACTGGCGCTGATCGTCGAGAGCGGCCTGACCGCCATCGGGTTCGGGGTCATCCTCTACTCGCTGCACGCGGACTAG
- a CDS encoding halocyanin domain-containing protein has product MTENASTTAVGRRDLLKAAGAASIAATAAAAPGSAQEDGYGDWFSDVSNFDGTEDMTGQDQVTVEVGVEANDGYFGFGPAAVRVDPGTEVVWEWTGQGGQHNVVHDGGQFESDLVQEAGSTFSHTFDGEEGVYLYACTPHQSLGMKGAVVVGDVEVDDEAAGGGGGGDGGGGEGGDGEGGEGGGEESDYGGGGPGIDAGDFDSTLVGASMVAAFVSPLLFAIFLFTRRRGSESEAHYPK; this is encoded by the coding sequence ATGACCGAGAACGCTTCGACGACCGCCGTTGGCCGCCGCGATCTGCTGAAGGCGGCCGGCGCTGCCAGCATCGCCGCGACCGCCGCTGCGGCCCCCGGGAGCGCCCAGGAAGACGGCTACGGCGACTGGTTCAGCGACGTCAGCAACTTCGACGGTACCGAGGACATGACCGGGCAGGACCAGGTGACCGTCGAGGTCGGCGTCGAGGCCAACGACGGGTACTTCGGGTTCGGCCCCGCCGCCGTCCGCGTCGACCCTGGCACCGAGGTTGTCTGGGAGTGGACCGGGCAGGGCGGACAGCACAACGTGGTCCACGACGGCGGCCAGTTCGAGAGCGACCTCGTTCAGGAAGCGGGATCGACCTTCTCGCACACGTTCGACGGCGAGGAGGGCGTCTACCTGTACGCCTGCACCCCCCACCAGTCGCTCGGTATGAAGGGCGCGGTCGTCGTCGGCGACGTCGAGGTCGACGACGAGGCGGCCGGCGGCGGTGGCGGCGGCGACGGTGGCGGCGGCGAAGGCGGTGACGGCGAAGGCGGTGAAGGAGGCGGCGAGGAGAGCGACTACGGCGGCGGCGGCCCCGGCATCGACGCCGGCGACTTCGACAGCACGCTCGTCGGCGCGAGCATGGTCGCGGCATTCGTCTCGCCGCTCCTCTTCGCGATCTTCCTGTTCACTCGCCGTCGCGGGTCGGAGTCGGAAGCCCACTACCCGAAGTGA
- the cysK gene encoding cysteine synthase A, whose amino-acid sequence MARIVDDATELVGSTPLVRLNSFGGVLAKLEQYNPYSVKDRIAREMVEAAEAAGELDADATVVEPTSGNTGIGLAFVCAVEGYDLTLTMPESMSEERRKLLASMGADLVLTDADDGMSGAIDAAKERSRGDDAVMLRQFRNEANPRAHRLTTGKEVWEATDGEVGAFVAGVGTGGTVTGVAEYLTEIRDADADIVAVEPERSAVLSGEEPGDHGIQGIGAGFVPEVLREALIDEIETVHREDAVAAARRLAREEGIVAGLSSGAALVAAERVAERDPDGPVVTVLPDSGERYLSTDLYE is encoded by the coding sequence ATGGCGCGCATCGTTGACGACGCGACGGAACTCGTCGGATCGACGCCGCTCGTCCGCCTGAACTCCTTCGGCGGCGTGCTGGCGAAACTGGAGCAGTACAACCCCTACTCCGTCAAGGACCGCATCGCCCGCGAGATGGTCGAGGCGGCCGAGGCGGCCGGCGAACTGGACGCGGACGCGACGGTCGTCGAGCCGACCAGCGGCAACACGGGGATCGGCCTCGCGTTCGTCTGCGCGGTGGAGGGGTACGACCTGACGCTGACGATGCCGGAGTCGATGAGCGAGGAGCGGCGCAAACTGCTCGCGAGCATGGGCGCGGACCTCGTGCTGACCGACGCCGACGACGGGATGAGCGGCGCTATCGACGCCGCGAAGGAGCGCAGTCGCGGCGACGACGCCGTGATGCTCCGGCAGTTCCGGAACGAGGCGAACCCGCGCGCACACCGCCTCACGACCGGCAAGGAGGTGTGGGAGGCGACCGACGGCGAGGTCGGCGCGTTCGTCGCCGGCGTCGGCACCGGCGGCACCGTCACGGGCGTCGCAGAGTACCTGACCGAGATCCGCGACGCGGACGCCGATATCGTCGCGGTGGAACCGGAGCGTTCGGCGGTCCTCTCCGGCGAAGAACCCGGCGACCACGGCATTCAGGGGATCGGTGCGGGGTTCGTGCCCGAGGTGCTGCGCGAGGCGCTGATCGACGAGATCGAGACCGTCCACCGCGAGGACGCCGTCGCCGCGGCGCGCCGCCTCGCCCGCGAGGAGGGGATCGTCGCGGGGCTCTCGTCCGGGGCGGCGCTGGTCGCGGCCGAGCGCGTTGCCGAGCGCGACCCAGACGGTCCGGTCGTCACCGTCCTCCCCGACTCGGGCGAGCGGTACCTCTCGACGGACCTGTACGAGTAG
- a CDS encoding DUF2249 domain-containing protein, producing MTDRTLDLRDVPPPERHPKIHDAFGDLDSGEALTLVNDHEPKPLFYEMKAEVESFDAEGYEVERRDENEFVATLPKK from the coding sequence ATGACGGACCGAACGCTCGACCTGCGCGACGTGCCGCCGCCGGAACGCCACCCCAAGATCCACGACGCCTTCGGGGATCTAGACAGCGGCGAGGCGCTGACGCTGGTCAACGACCACGAACCCAAGCCCCTGTTCTACGAGATGAAAGCCGAAGTGGAGTCGTTCGACGCCGAGGGGTACGAGGTCGAACGCCGCGACGAGAACGAGTTCGTCGCGACGCTCCCGAAGAAGTAA
- a CDS encoding DUF2249 domain-containing protein: MSEATGPTDDQLAAINAPTDRPRELLDARELPPPQPLKRTLELLTELDDGTLLVQLNDRAPQHLYPKLEDRGYRYDTIGEDPVVTAVWKP; the protein is encoded by the coding sequence ATGTCCGAAGCGACCGGCCCCACGGACGACCAGCTCGCGGCCATCAACGCGCCGACCGACCGACCGCGCGAACTGCTCGACGCCCGCGAACTCCCGCCGCCGCAGCCGCTGAAGCGGACGCTGGAACTGCTGACGGAACTGGACGACGGGACCCTGCTCGTCCAGCTAAACGACCGCGCGCCGCAGCACCTCTACCCGAAACTGGAGGACCGCGGGTACCGGTACGACACCATCGGCGAGGACCCGGTCGTCACGGCGGTGTGGAAACCGTAG
- a CDS encoding winged helix-turn-helix domain-containing protein, with translation MVRDPFRDDDAPGLQDVLDALDDPDCRAIITELEAPMTASELSDAADVPLSTTYRKLDLLTEASLLSEMTEIRSDGQHTTRYEIDFEEVRIALDEEQSFEVGIARPERSPDEQLAAMWSEVRKET, from the coding sequence ATGGTGCGGGACCCCTTTCGCGACGACGACGCGCCAGGTCTACAGGATGTCCTCGACGCGCTGGACGACCCGGACTGCCGCGCCATCATCACCGAACTCGAAGCGCCCATGACAGCAAGTGAACTCTCCGACGCGGCCGACGTACCGCTGTCGACCACCTACCGCAAGCTCGACCTCCTCACGGAGGCGTCGCTGCTCTCCGAGATGACCGAGATCCGGTCCGACGGTCAGCACACCACCCGCTACGAGATCGACTTCGAAGAGGTCCGGATCGCCCTCGACGAGGAGCAGTCGTTCGAGGTGGGGATCGCCCGCCCCGAGCGCTCGCCCGACGAGCAGCTCGCCGCGATGTGGTCGGAGGTGCGCAAGGAGACATGA
- a CDS encoding DUF7521 family protein, giving the protein MYPQELVIVASKTATLLCGGLVTTLAYRAYLRTRSPALRALAFGLGFVTVGALIAGGLHQLVGVPIETGIAVQGAFTALGFVVLAYSLYANSATEESRSPVSGDEIGR; this is encoded by the coding sequence ATGTATCCACAAGAACTCGTGATCGTCGCGAGCAAGACGGCGACGCTCCTCTGTGGGGGCCTCGTGACGACGCTCGCGTACCGGGCGTACCTCCGGACGCGCTCGCCGGCGCTGCGGGCGCTCGCGTTCGGTCTCGGCTTCGTCACCGTCGGCGCGCTGATCGCCGGCGGCCTTCACCAGCTGGTCGGCGTCCCCATCGAGACGGGCATCGCGGTCCAGGGCGCGTTCACCGCGCTCGGGTTCGTCGTGCTCGCGTACTCGCTGTACGCCAACTCCGCGACCGAGGAATCGCGCAGTCCCGTCTCCGGCGACGAGATCGGTCGATAA